A part of Deinococcus cellulosilyticus NBRC 106333 = KACC 11606 genomic DNA contains:
- a CDS encoding IclR family transcriptional regulator produces MDHSTDHHLNADQESAIPILERPFHLLTFFCPERPIWTLSALARESGLPKASCLRSIRVLEKYRFLRREGDAYRLGSQFIRLGAFVQESSPSRGIALPYLERLRNITGHTSQWAVLDGFDGVYTEVVQAQAGLRLYIVPGQRVDLYCGASARLLLAFAPNSVREHTFQAPHPKYTRTTPTSLEELKTLDTLTQKTWMAASFGEVVEHSVELAAPVFGANGHFLAAISIGAASTAYPTIEELRRDLTLLNETARDLSADLGYSKPWLGDPDFFLTMLKGLQWLPFQD; encoded by the coding sequence ATGGACCATTCAACGGACCACCATTTGAACGCAGATCAAGAATCCGCCATTCCCATTCTGGAAAGGCCCTTTCATCTGCTCACTTTCTTCTGTCCTGAACGCCCCATCTGGACCCTCTCCGCGCTGGCCCGGGAAAGTGGCCTGCCCAAAGCCAGTTGCCTGAGGTCCATCCGTGTGCTGGAAAAATACCGCTTCCTGCGCCGGGAAGGGGACGCCTATCGACTGGGGTCCCAGTTCATCCGTCTGGGAGCCTTCGTGCAGGAAAGCTCTCCGTCCAGAGGCATTGCCCTCCCCTATCTGGAACGCCTGCGCAACATCACCGGGCACACCAGCCAGTGGGCCGTTCTTGATGGATTCGATGGGGTGTACACCGAGGTGGTGCAGGCCCAGGCAGGACTCAGGCTCTACATCGTTCCAGGACAGAGGGTGGACCTGTATTGTGGTGCATCGGCACGCCTGCTGCTGGCTTTTGCCCCCAACAGCGTGCGGGAACACACTTTCCAGGCCCCCCACCCCAAATACACCCGCACCACCCCCACTTCATTGGAGGAACTGAAAACGCTGGACACCCTCACCCAGAAAACCTGGATGGCTGCCAGCTTTGGAGAGGTGGTGGAGCACTCGGTGGAACTCGCCGCCCCGGTGTTCGGGGCCAACGGGCATTTTCTGGCCGCAATCAGCATCGGGGCTGCCAGCACGGCCTACCCCACCATTGAGGAACTGCGGCGAGACCTCACCCTGCTCAATGAAACAGCCCGTGACCTCTCAGCAGATCTGGGGTACAGCAAGCCCTGGCTGGGAGACCCGGATTTTTTCCTGACCATGCTTAAAGGCCTTCAGTGGCTTCCATTTCAGGATTGA
- a CDS encoding catalase — protein MADDQKTLTTSTGAPVENDTHTQTAGWPGPSLLQDVHFIDKMAHFDREVIPERRVHAKGAGAYGVFEVTHDVTQYTRAKFLSEVGKKTEVFLRFSTVGGERGSADTERDPRGFAVKFYTEEGNYDLVGNNTPVFFIRDPLKFPDFIHTQKRDPRTNLKSPNAMWDFWSLHPESLHQVTILFSDRGIPANYREMHGFGSHTYMWYTDAEHYVWVKYHFKARGGFKTLPAAEAERLKGADADHATRDLFDNIEQGNFPVWDVSVQIIPSEEARTYRYDIFDVTKTVSQKDYPLIPIGTLILNRNPENYFAETEQSAFAPSNFVPGIAPSFDKMLQGRLFSYADTHRHRLGANHHLIPVNNPKNSGGANYQRDGAMMTGSNGGRGPNYYPNTFGGPQVKSDISIPQLSVIGAMGRQDYTHPNSDFEQPGILYREVMTEEKRAILIDNIVGALGGAIKRLQYRQAALFYLVDEDYGTRVAKGLGLDLNRVIELSRLSQEERVQATLDDEAFKEVATV, from the coding sequence ATCAGAAAACATTGACCACCAGCACTGGTGCTCCCGTTGAAAACGATACCCACACCCAGACCGCAGGATGGCCTGGCCCCAGCCTGCTGCAGGACGTTCACTTCATTGACAAGATGGCCCACTTTGACCGGGAAGTGATTCCCGAGCGCCGGGTGCACGCCAAAGGTGCAGGAGCTTACGGGGTGTTTGAAGTCACCCACGATGTGACCCAGTACACCCGTGCCAAATTCCTCTCAGAGGTCGGCAAGAAAACCGAGGTGTTCCTGCGCTTCTCCACCGTGGGTGGCGAACGTGGCAGTGCCGACACCGAGCGTGACCCCAGAGGCTTTGCCGTCAAGTTCTACACCGAAGAGGGCAATTACGATCTGGTGGGCAACAACACTCCGGTCTTCTTCATCCGCGACCCCCTGAAATTTCCTGATTTCATTCACACCCAGAAGCGCGACCCCCGCACCAACCTGAAAAGCCCCAACGCCATGTGGGACTTCTGGAGCCTGCACCCCGAGAGCCTGCACCAGGTGACCATCCTGTTCAGTGACCGGGGCATTCCGGCCAACTACCGCGAAATGCACGGCTTTGGCAGCCACACCTACATGTGGTACACCGACGCAGAACATTATGTCTGGGTCAAATACCACTTCAAAGCCAGAGGCGGCTTCAAAACCCTGCCTGCGGCAGAAGCAGAACGCCTGAAAGGCGCAGACGCCGATCACGCCACCCGCGACCTCTTCGACAACATCGAACAGGGGAACTTCCCGGTGTGGGATGTTTCGGTGCAGATCATTCCCTCTGAAGAGGCCAGAACCTACAGATACGACATCTTCGATGTCACCAAGACGGTCAGCCAGAAGGATTACCCCCTCATTCCCATTGGCACGCTGATCCTCAACCGCAACCCTGAGAACTACTTTGCCGAAACCGAGCAGAGTGCCTTTGCACCCAGCAACTTCGTTCCTGGGATTGCGCCCAGTTTTGACAAGATGCTGCAGGGTCGCCTCTTCAGCTATGCAGACACCCACCGCCACCGTCTGGGGGCAAACCATCACCTGATTCCCGTGAACAACCCCAAAAACTCAGGTGGGGCCAACTACCAGCGTGATGGGGCCATGATGACGGGCAGCAATGGAGGGCGCGGCCCCAATTACTACCCCAACACCTTTGGTGGACCCCAGGTGAAAAGTGACATTTCCATTCCCCAGCTTTCCGTGATCGGGGCCATGGGTCGCCAGGATTACACCCACCCCAACAGTGATTTCGAGCAACCTGGCATCCTGTACCGCGAAGTGATGACCGAAGAGAAGCGCGCCATTCTGATCGACAACATTGTGGGAGCCCTCGGTGGTGCCATCAAACGCCTGCAGTACCGTCAGGCAGCCTTGTTTTATCTGGTGGATGAGGACTATGGCACCCGTGTGGCAAAAGGTCTGGGCCTCGATCTCAACCGTGTGATTGAACTGTCCAGGCTGTCCCAGGAGGAGCGTGTTCAGGCCACCCTGGACGATGAAGCCTTCAAAGAAGTGGCAACCGTTTAA
- the glsA gene encoding glutaminase A, protein MTEPDPLPELQAFLDELHQTLASDLTGDVAHYIPELATSDPHTFAISITTKNGRTFQAGDVDVPFTLQSVSKPFSYALALQDIGCAEVLQHVNVEPSGNPFNSIRLDEGRSVPDNPMINAGALVVSSLLLGKHQEKAFERLLDLLQDLTGKPPRINLNVLQSENSTAHRNRAIVYLMRNLNMLDQDPEKTLQLYLQQCALEVTCADLSMMAATLASGGVHPLSGQRIFDPAVVRAVLSVMYSCGMYNSAGDWGFRVGLPAKSGVSGGLMAVAPGQMGIAIYSAKLDAHGHSHRGVLACQRIAERLGLHLFSASGVLR, encoded by the coding sequence ATGACTGAACCTGACCCACTGCCTGAACTTCAAGCTTTTCTGGACGAGCTCCACCAGACCCTGGCCTCTGACCTCACTGGAGATGTGGCCCATTACATCCCTGAACTCGCCACTTCAGATCCGCACACCTTTGCCATCAGCATCACCACGAAAAATGGAAGGACATTCCAGGCAGGAGATGTGGATGTCCCTTTTACCCTGCAATCGGTGTCCAAGCCTTTCAGTTATGCCCTGGCTTTGCAGGACATCGGTTGCGCGGAGGTCCTACAGCACGTGAATGTGGAGCCCAGTGGCAACCCCTTCAACTCCATTCGACTGGATGAGGGCCGCTCGGTGCCGGACAATCCGATGATCAATGCAGGTGCGCTGGTCGTCAGCAGCCTGCTTCTGGGCAAACATCAGGAAAAAGCATTTGAGCGCCTGCTGGACCTGTTGCAGGACCTGACAGGAAAGCCCCCCCGGATCAACCTGAATGTGCTGCAATCCGAGAATTCCACAGCGCACCGCAACCGGGCCATTGTCTATCTGATGCGCAACCTCAACATGTTGGACCAGGACCCGGAAAAAACGTTGCAGCTTTACCTGCAGCAGTGTGCCCTGGAGGTCACATGTGCAGACCTTTCCATGATGGCTGCCACCCTTGCCAGTGGAGGGGTGCATCCTCTCTCAGGGCAACGCATTTTTGATCCTGCAGTGGTGCGTGCGGTCCTCAGCGTCATGTACAGCTGTGGCATGTACAACAGCGCAGGAGACTGGGGGTTCAGGGTTGGGCTTCCTGCAAAAAGCGGGGTGAGTGGCGGCCTGATGGCCGTGGCTCCTGGCCAGATGGGCATTGCCATTTATTCTGCAAAGCTGGATGCCCACGGGCACAGCCACAGGGGTGTGCTGGCCTGCCAGAGGATCGCTGAACGCCTCGGACTGCACCTCTTTTCTGCATCAGGGGTGCTGAGATGA